A part of Heliangelus exortis chromosome 3, bHelExo1.hap1, whole genome shotgun sequence genomic DNA contains:
- the PPP3R1 gene encoding calcineurin subunit B type 1 isoform X1, which yields MGNEASYPLEMCSHFDADEIKRLGKRFKKLDLDNSGSLSVEEFMSLPELQQNPLVQRVIDIFDTDGNGEVDFKEFIEGVSQFSVKGDKEQKLRFAFRIYDMDKDGYISNGELFQVLKMMVGNNLKDTQLQQIVDKTIINADKDGDGRISFEEFCAVVGGLDIHKKMVVDV from the exons ggAAATGAGGCAAGCTACCCTTTGGAAATGTGCTCGCACT ttgaTGCTGATGAGATAAAACGACTAGGAAAGAGATTTAAGAAACTTGATTTGGACAACTCTGGTTCTTTGAGCGTGGAAGAGTTCATGTCTTTACCTGAATTGCAACAGAACCCATTAGTACAGCGAGTAATAGATATATTTGACACAGATGGAAATGGAGAGGTGGACTTCAAAG AATTTATAGAAGGAGTCTCTCAGTTCAGTGTCAAAGGAGATAAGGAGCAGAAGTTGAGGT TTGCTTTTCGCATTTACGATATGGACAAAGATGGTTATATCTCAAATGGAGAACTCTTCCAGGTGCTGAAGATGATGGTTGGGAACAATCTCAAAGACACTCAGTTACAGCAAATTGTAGATAAAACCATTATTAATGCAGATAAGGATGGTGATGGAAGAATATCCTTTGAAGAATTCTGTGCT GTTGTAGGAGGCCTAGATATCCACAAAAAGATGGTCGTAGATGTGTGA
- the PPP3R1 gene encoding calcineurin subunit B type 1 isoform X2 has product MCSHFDADEIKRLGKRFKKLDLDNSGSLSVEEFMSLPELQQNPLVQRVIDIFDTDGNGEVDFKEFIEGVSQFSVKGDKEQKLRFAFRIYDMDKDGYISNGELFQVLKMMVGNNLKDTQLQQIVDKTIINADKDGDGRISFEEFCAVVGGLDIHKKMVVDV; this is encoded by the exons ATGTGCTCGCACT ttgaTGCTGATGAGATAAAACGACTAGGAAAGAGATTTAAGAAACTTGATTTGGACAACTCTGGTTCTTTGAGCGTGGAAGAGTTCATGTCTTTACCTGAATTGCAACAGAACCCATTAGTACAGCGAGTAATAGATATATTTGACACAGATGGAAATGGAGAGGTGGACTTCAAAG AATTTATAGAAGGAGTCTCTCAGTTCAGTGTCAAAGGAGATAAGGAGCAGAAGTTGAGGT TTGCTTTTCGCATTTACGATATGGACAAAGATGGTTATATCTCAAATGGAGAACTCTTCCAGGTGCTGAAGATGATGGTTGGGAACAATCTCAAAGACACTCAGTTACAGCAAATTGTAGATAAAACCATTATTAATGCAGATAAGGATGGTGATGGAAGAATATCCTTTGAAGAATTCTGTGCT GTTGTAGGAGGCCTAGATATCCACAAAAAGATGGTCGTAGATGTGTGA